The DNA sequence ACTTGGGAAAGCCAAGTATTGTTACTGGAACTGACTGAAACCTTGCAGCAAATGTTATAAACTCAATGATGCCCGCACCGATTAAGAGGAATATCAGGCCAAATTCTAGGGGTCTTTTCCTGAATGATGGTGTGAGGAACGTAACAGCGAGAAGTAGCAGGGCGATTAAAAGGAAAACCCACCCCCTGTGGGTGAAGAGATAGATGACGAAAAGAGCCAGACCTCCGAGTATGTAACGCAGATCACCCCTGAAGAGATTGCTAAATGCTTTGAGCTCAAATTTATCTATGTCAGGGTAACCGGGTGTTGTTTTAAGGTACTTCACAAGCATGTAAAGGATTCCTGAGGTGAGCAACAGACCCATGGATTCCGGTATAAAGACTGATGTCCTTGCAACAAAGGAGGGTACCATTGAAAAGAGGAATGCGGAAAGTAGGGCTACCTCTTCCCTTTCAAATGTTTCACGGGCAACTTTGTAGATAACAAGAACGGTTGCTGTTCCAAGGAGGGGGCTTATGAAGAAGAAGACCAGTTCTGAGCGGAATAAAAGGTAAAGACCATAGCCCATCACATGGAAGAGGGGAGGGTATGCATATGCCTTTAAACCCATAAGGGATGGTATGTCATGCCCTATAATCCCAAGCCCTTCCCTGGCGATTCTCATGACAATATCATGGTGGATGTATGCGTCGTTCCCTGCAAGTGTAAAGTTCCGGCTCGGTATTAATCTTACGATAAACGTCATGATGGCTATCACTGTTAGATAGGCTCTTCTCCTATGGATTTTAGCTATCAAAGAAACCAACTCACTTTAAATCATTCATTGTTAATCAGTTTCCTTCTTCATGATCTAAAGAATATCTCTGAGTATCCTTAACATTGAAGGATAGTCCTTTAAAATCCTCAGAAGGGATATCTTTGAAATTGAACTTAAATCTTTTCCCTCAAGGGATCTCAGCAGGGCATCGAGTTCCTCATCACCGAGCCCATCAAGGATTTTCCTGAATTTGAGTGACCTTTCAAGGTTCTTACCAATCTTTTTGCGCCATCTCATCTCATACCTTGAGAGGAATCTGCCGTCAACCCTTCCAGATTCAATGGCCTCGGCGGCAACCTCACCGGCGATTTTTGCGCATTCAGCTGCAAGGTGTATCCCACCACCGGTGAGGGGGTCAACCTGTCCGGCGGCATCCCCCACAACCAGGAGACCATCTGTGAAGGTCCTCTCAATGGGTCCGCAAACAGGTACAGCTCCTGCATTGAATTCTATCCTCTTAAATCCTCTCTCCTCCATGAACCTGTTGAGATAGCTGAGGGGACCCCTCTCTGAGCAGCTTTTTCTTCGTATTCCAAGGCCCACATTTGCCCTTCCTTCACCCTTGGGGAACACCCAGAGATAACCTGATGGTGCAAAACGGCTCCCGAAGTAGAATTCCATGGTTTCAGGGTCCACGTCCACACCTGCAACCTCGTACTGGACACAGGAGCAGAGGTCAGCTGGCCTGAAACCTGTTTCAAGACCTGCCTTCCTGGCGATGCTGGACTGCACACCGTCTGCGGCAATCACCATTCCACATTCAACCTCCTGGACTCCATCGGGCCCCCTGAACACCACACCACTGACTGATCCCTCCCTGAATATTAGGTCCCCTGCGATGGACATTGTGAGTACATCGGCGCCGGCTTCAGCGGCCCTCAGTGCAAGGTACTTGTCTAAGGACTTTCTTTCGAGGATATATCCCCTCACAACAGGATTTTCTGTCACAATCCTGGCACCGAGGGGTCCGTTCACCGCGGCTGCCCGGATCCTTGTGCATGTGAACTCAGGAAGCGGTTTTAAACCTGTTGATTTGAAGAAACTGTCACTCACTCCGCCTGCACACTGCACAGGGGTCCCGATTTCAGGGTTACGCTCCAGTAACAGAACACTGAGGCCCAGCCTTGCAGCGTGATAGGCCGCTGTTGAACCGGCTACACGTCCACCAATAACCACCACATCATATTTCATGATAGCACCTTATTGCATCCACTGGACAGACCGCAGCACAGTCACCACATTCACTGCAGCCTTCACCCACCATCAGTTCATATTCGAGTTCAAGGACGTCAAATGGACAGACACTAACACAGGCACCGCACCGCATACAGATTGATTTATCATGCTTCAATTGACCACCACTATGGATATGGTCATCAGATTGAATTAAGTTTACCAGCCACACGCGACCGTTAAATTAATATACCACTTTCTACTACTAATCAATTACCATGCAGGGGTGCCCGAGCGGCCAAAGGGGGAGGACTTAAGATCCTCTGGCGCAGGCCTTCGAGGGTTCGAATCCCTTCCCCTGCACTAAGAATTTTAACGGTTCTGATCATGTTATGATTGCCTTAGTGGCTCAGGTGGTAGAGCGATGCCTTGGTAAGGCATAGGTCGGGGGTTCGAATCCCCCCTAAGGCTTTTCTACTGATTTTAAGGTGTTCTAATGGAGAAAAAAATTGCCCAGATTTCAGATGTGCACTTCGGTGAGAAGAACTTCTCGGATCAGCTCAGGAAAAATCTTCTACACCAGCTTGAAAATGAGAACCCTGACCTCATAATAGTCTCAGGTGACCTCACAACAGAGGGATACTCACACGAGTATGAACTTGCAGCAGCATTTGTGGATGAACTTAGGACCATCACATCCACCTACACAATCCCCGGCAACCATGATGCAAGGAATGTGGGTCTTATCCACTTTGAGAAGTTAATAGGAAGGAGGAAGTTTGTCCACCACGACTCTGAATTCGCGGTTATAGGCCTTGACTCCTCTGAGCCAGATATAAACGACGGTCAGATAGGAATGGATCAACTTGACTGGCTCAGGAAGGAACTTGAACGTGTTCCTGATCACCTGTGCAAGATAGTCACATTTCACCACCACCTGCTACCCATACCCAACACAGGGCGTGAGAGGAACATCCTCCTGGACTCAGGTGACCTTCTTAAACTCCTGAAGGAATACGGTGTGGATTTTGTGCTCAACGGACACAAGCATGTGCCTAATGTGTGGATGATTGAGGGAATGGTTACACTTAACTCTGGCACAGCCACAACAAGGAAACTGAGGGGTGAGACATTCCCTTCACACAACCAGCTAAGAATAAACGATGACAGGATTTCAGTTGACCTCATAAACACTGAGAACGGCTCAGTGAGGGAAATAGCCAGTTACTCTGTCCGGGTTGAGGATGAGGAATACAAGATATGCTCCTATATGCACTCCATATGAATACCCGGGGGCTTCATCATCAATAAATTCATTTTTGATGCAAAGCTTGATATACCAGCAGAACCTAACTGTTCTCTAATAGAGAAAATAAATATGCATAATATGATCTAAAATGCAGATGTCAGAAGAAATGGCTGAGGGGTGGTTGCATTGACCAAGGCCTTTGATATACTCATGGCGGGTGTGATCTCAGGGATAGTTGCATTCACAACCTCAAAGCTGGGAGTTGGTGGAACCGTCATGGGTGCCGTTCTGGGTTCAATGCTGTATCAGCTGCTTTCCCACTACTTCAGGGAGCCCCTCAAGAATGTTAAAACAGAGAGGGTTGAGAGCAGGGCGGTCTTTGCGATACCACTCATCATTATCGTCATAATCGAGTTCATCTACCTTCTTGGAAATTTCCAGTGGAGGCCACAGCAGATATTCTACTTACTTGAGGAGGCCACATCCTGGAACCTCTTCAGGTCAATAGGCGTGGGTCTCATGGTGATGGGTATATACCCCCTGTTGCAGCCAGAGACCATAAAGAAATCCTATGGTTATGTGCTCCTCCTAATGGGCTTCATCGTCCTGCTAAGGGGCCTTGTGGATGTGAACTCGCCCCTGGTAACTGTTTACAGGGCTATTTTCTATGAATTCGACGTTCTGATAACCGTTACGGTTATTCTTAGCCTTATCTACATGATCATCTCCATATTCAGGGAATCCGTTGTTATAGTAATTGAAGATGAGGTGTCTGAGGAGAATGAAAAATAAGACAAAGAATGCTACTCTAAAATCGATCATAGATGTCATCCTCTACGAGAACCCGTCCACACAGGATGAAATCGCTGAACGCCTTGGCATAACAAGGAGGTACGTCACCAAGCTTCTGCAGCCCCTCATCAGGGAGGGCGTTGTTAGGAGGGCCTACATTGTGGATATAAAGAAATTTGATGAATTCCCTGAGCTCTTCGGTGAGGAGGTAACCTCGAGGGAATACGCTGGAAGCTTCTTCATAAAGGAGATACTCAGGGACATGGCACAGCATGTGTGCAAACAGCTCAACAAATCCTTCAGGTCCCTGGAGGAGTACGATGAGGACCTTGCAAATGAGGCCCTCAAGATGGACTACATAACAAACACAATGCATGAGAAGGTGCGCTCCTCTGTTGATACTGCAATAGCAATGAATCCCTACTCTGAGTTCAGCAAGACAATGGCCTTTACAGAGATAGCCTATGACCTTGAAAGGATAGGTGACCATTCAGCGATAATAGCAAACTTTGCCATAAAGGAATCCTATGAGGTTGACCCTGCAATGATGGAGTACCTCAGGGATATGTTCTCCATTGCCGTTGAGATGGTGAAAACTGCGATGGACGCCTTTCTGAATGAGAAACTGGAACTGAAGGCAACTCTCATGTCCCTCGAGGATGATATTCACAGGATCCAGAAGAATGCCCTTAACTGTGTCGCCACCCAGATGGCTGAAACACCCTTTGAGGATAAGGAGAGGTCAACCTATTACATATCCCTCTCCAGGGTTGTTAAGACCCTTGAGAGAATAGCAGATATATCCATTGAGATATTCGACACTGCAGGTGAATACTACAGGAACATCCCGAGGACAACCACACCTGAACGCTTCAGGCGGAGGGAGAGAGAGGAGTCCTGATTAAGGTTCACCTGTTCCTCTTTTCTCTTTCCATGTACTCTTTTATCTTTTTCTCCTCCCATTCCTTACCCAGGAACCTATCACCTATAAAAACTCCGAAGGCATGCCATATTATTCCTATTCCCCAGAATACTGTTATCCAGTAGAACCACCATGTCCCGGGAGTTGAGAGGAGGTTTATGAGGAAGAGTGTAAGGTTAACTATTGTAAAAACTGATATGTGGATGTAAAATCCCTTGAGATCCTCTACTCTCTTCCTGGCTCTTTTGTATTCGTCGTCTTCCATATTTCTGACCCATTAAGTGTTCTGTAATCTGCTTCTAATATTCTTTTCTCCTCGCCGTCGTACTGTATTTCTTCGATTTCGAAGAATTTTCTGAAGGCTGGTTCCCGGACCTTTTCCTCGTAGACGTGGGATATGAGTCCTGGGAGGCGTCCTATCATGAATACTCCTGCTCCGGTCCTCCAGTCGAATCCCATGTCTGATAGTATGCCGGCGTTGGCCCCG is a window from the Methanothermobacter thermautotrophicus str. Delta H genome containing:
- a CDS encoding NAD(P)/FAD-dependent oxidoreductase, giving the protein MKYDVVVIGGRVAGSTAAYHAARLGLSVLLLERNPEIGTPVQCAGGVSDSFFKSTGLKPLPEFTCTRIRAAAVNGPLGARIVTENPVVRGYILERKSLDKYLALRAAEAGADVLTMSIAGDLIFREGSVSGVVFRGPDGVQEVECGMVIAADGVQSSIARKAGLETGFRPADLCSCVQYEVAGVDVDPETMEFYFGSRFAPSGYLWVFPKGEGRANVGLGIRRKSCSERGPLSYLNRFMEERGFKRIEFNAGAVPVCGPIERTFTDGLLVVGDAAGQVDPLTGGGIHLAAECAKIAGEVAAEAIESGRVDGRFLSRYEMRWRKKIGKNLERSLKFRKILDGLGDEELDALLRSLEGKDLSSISKISLLRILKDYPSMLRILRDIL
- a CDS encoding 4Fe-4S binding protein, whose protein sequence is MKHDKSICMRCGACVSVCPFDVLELEYELMVGEGCSECGDCAAVCPVDAIRCYHEI
- a CDS encoding metallophosphoesterase family protein, with product MEKKIAQISDVHFGEKNFSDQLRKNLLHQLENENPDLIIVSGDLTTEGYSHEYELAAAFVDELRTITSTYTIPGNHDARNVGLIHFEKLIGRRKFVHHDSEFAVIGLDSSEPDINDGQIGMDQLDWLRKELERVPDHLCKIVTFHHHLLPIPNTGRERNILLDSGDLLKLLKEYGVDFVLNGHKHVPNVWMIEGMVTLNSGTATTRKLRGETFPSHNQLRINDDRISVDLINTENGSVREIASYSVRVEDEEYKICSYMHSI
- a CDS encoding phosphate signaling complex PhoU family protein, giving the protein MKNKTKNATLKSIIDVILYENPSTQDEIAERLGITRRYVTKLLQPLIREGVVRRAYIVDIKKFDEFPELFGEEVTSREYAGSFFIKEILRDMAQHVCKQLNKSFRSLEEYDEDLANEALKMDYITNTMHEKVRSSVDTAIAMNPYSEFSKTMAFTEIAYDLERIGDHSAIIANFAIKESYEVDPAMMEYLRDMFSIAVEMVKTAMDAFLNEKLELKATLMSLEDDIHRIQKNALNCVATQMAETPFEDKERSTYYISLSRVVKTLERIADISIEIFDTAGEYYRNIPRTTTPERFRRREREES
- a CDS encoding 2TM domain-containing protein, yielding MEDDEYKRARKRVEDLKGFYIHISVFTIVNLTLFLINLLSTPGTWWFYWITVFWGIGIIWHAFGVFIGDRFLGKEWEEKKIKEYMEREKRNR